In Phaeodactylum tricornutum CCAP 1055/1 chromosome 10, whole genome shotgun sequence, a single genomic region encodes these proteins:
- a CDS encoding predicted protein, giving the protein MPVDSDLQLLDCGGSGWRCVDSVASVPSWVLPTSTHAVSTKSGESLATLSALETRLERDILQQLPLTGLSERTGSVDNTYYPDFLEGTWDVTQTLVNVQAPLGANPTPWGIAEDRVYNAIHRLDAFAGRVVVASADYADVAAANRATVLALGGTVQDPLPTVVVRFKGPAAQKTFVTMHAAERVSPTSWIGVEGNRAIFALTNQSTAPPVFTDSELVWKFERLGEGRVRGKLRIVGYLNAQSDKLYFEARNRAVSIQDYTLEMKRTE; this is encoded by the exons ATGCCcgttgacagtgatttaCAACTGCTGGATTGTGGCGGCAGTGGTTGGAGatgcgttgact CGGTCGCCTCGGTGCCCTCTTGGGTCCTCCCCACATCAACACACGCGGTGTCGACCAAAAGTGGTGAATCTTTGGCAACTCTCAGCGCCTTAGAAACCCGTCTGGAACGGGACATCCTCCAACAACTCCCCCTCACGGGACTGTCCGAACGCACCGGCAGTGTGGACAACACGTACTACCCCGACTTTTTGGAGGGCACTTGGGATGTCACACAGACTCTCGTGAACGTTCAAGCGCCGCTCGGCGCCAA CCCCACACCGTGGGGTATTGCCGAAGACCGCGTCTACAACGCCATTCACCGCCTcgacgcctttgccggaCGGGTCGTTGTGGCGAGTGCGGACTACGCCGACGTCGCGGCGGCCAACCGCGCCACCGTCCTGGCGCTCGGCGGTACCGTCCAGGATCCCCTTCCCACCGTTGTGGTGCGGTTCAAGGGACCGGCTGCGCAAAAAACCTTCGTGACGATGCACGCAGCCGAACGTGTCAGTCCAACCTCCTGGATTGGCGTCGAAGGCAATCGCGCTATCTTTGCCCTCACCAATCAGAGTACGGCCCCTCCCGTCTTTACTGATTCCGAACTTGTTTGGAAGTTCGAGCGACTGGGCGAAGGACGGGTGCGGGGGAAACTGCGGATCGTCGGATACCTCAACGCGCAGTCGGATAAACTGTACTTTGAGGCACGTAATCGAGCCGTCTCGATTCAAGATTATACCTTGGAGATGAAACGCACGGAATAG
- a CDS encoding predicted protein: MAAEEARQMLDALMGGDRNAPLPPGAAVPRRGGRGGGDLLLLPGKKARSCYDPDIDPLYTAWGVDVFELFVNTKSDLGVTNPYVADPDAHAEYKALPPAEQARLGYDYFLFQKLSELTRQCDRVVSRNKEKLRQEIARKQSQSSQAAVDYVENVDPQAVELLARNIIQKEDMEVELANRLGELDALVAKETTAKTELGDLFQKPKQSDVEPTPAVEESGVIGNNKVKEEQNGDSAEAAPESEPQQHNESDAETKVEPEVKREDESVKDEEEKPLPDAAVPLPTPPVDPELQALQLQLGRVTLDKQKTLYDLARLVARLAALEESVESQTRQLNYVRSDISTDKTVCEVSGNFMSARDADERIAAHYAGKQYVGWKLVRDKLASMIQQYGRYGPPPPSSRGPPPPSAMNAGPAFSGGRGGAAPPPSRGHGSSDGGDRGFRDRGGSGGFGRGGGGYQDRGRPAMGGPPPRGNWRR, encoded by the coding sequence ATGGCGGCGGAAGAGGCTCGTCAGATGCTGGACGCGCTCATGGGCGGCGACCGGAACGCCCCGCTGCCACCGGGAGCGGCGGTACCACGACGGGGCGGTCGCGGCGGTGGCGACCTGTTGTTGCTACCGGGCAAAAAGGCCCGATCCTGTTACGATCCGGACATTGATCCGCTGTACACGGCTTGGGGAGTGGACGTCTTTGAACTCTTCGTCAACACCAAATCCGATTTGGGCGTCACCAATCCCTACGTCGCCGACCCCGACGCCCACGCGGAATACAAGGCTCTGCCACCGGCAGAGCAAGCGAGACTCGGTTACGACTACTTTCTCTTTCAGAAATTGTCCGAACTCACTCGTCAGTGTGATCGTGTCGTGTCCCGGAACAAGGAAAAGCTGCGGCAGGAAATTGCGCGCAAACAGTCCCAATCCTCGCAAGCGGCGGTGGATTACGTGGAAAACGTCGATCCGCAAGCGGTCGAGTTGCTGGCGCGGAATATTATACAAAAAGAAGACATGGAAGTTGAACTCGCTAACCGGTTGGGGGAGTTGGATGCCCTGGTCGCCAAAGAAACCACGGCGAAAACGGAACTCGGAGATCTCTTCCAAAAGCCGAAACAGTCGGACGTAGAGCCCACACCCGCCGTGGAAGAATCGGGAGTCATCGGCAACAACAAGGTTAAAGAGGAACAAAATGGAGATTCTGCGGAAGCCGCACCCGAATCCGAACCGCAACAGCACAATGAATCGGATGCAGAAACAAAAGTAGAGCCCGAGGTCAAAAGAGAAGACGAGAGTGTCAAGGATGAGGAGGAGAAACCCTTGCCCGACGCTGCAGTCCCGCTACCGACACCACCGGTGGATCCAGAGTTGCAAGCCCTCCAACTCCAGCTCGGTCGCGTCACGCTTGACAAACAAAAGACACTATATGATCTCGCCCGCCTCGTGGCTCGCTTGGCCGCCCTGGAAGAATCCGTCGAGTCGCAAACCCGTCAGCTGAATTACGTCCGGTCCGATATTTCTACCGACAAGACCGTGTGCGAAGTTTCGGGCAACTTCATGTCAGCCCGGGATGCGGATGAACGCATCGCGGCGCATTACGCAGGCAAACAGTACGTGGGGTGGAAACTAGTGCGGGACAAATTGGCGAGTATGATTCAGCAATACGGACGATACGgaccgccgccaccgtccTCGCGGGGTCCTCCGCCACCGTCGGCGATGAACGCGGGCCCTGCGTTCAGTGGCGGACGCGGTGGAGCAGCCCCACCTCCTTCACGGGGACACGGATCTTCGGATGGTGGTGATCGAGGCTTTCGGGATCGGGGTGGCTCTGGTGGTTTCGGACGCGGTGGTGGGGGCTATCAAGATCGGGGTCGTCCGGCAATGGGTGGGCCACCGCCTCGCGGCAATTGGCGAAGGTAA